In a genomic window of Akkermansiaceae bacterium:
- a CDS encoding sulfatase yields MKTITLFLLSSVLAFAETQKPNFVFILADDLGIMDLSGEGSTFHETPNIDSIARDGMRFTQGYSTCQVCSPSRASIMTGKYPARHGVTDWIGAASGTKWNRNDKVLPAAYSHELDPNDTTLAEALAAGGYRTFFAGKWHIGKLGPEQHGFQVNQGGHDRGSPPGGYFSPYKNPKLTDGPAGESLPIRLANETAAFIKTNKDKPFLAYLSFYSVHGPIQTTPALWKKYRDKAQQNPHKGDRFLIDRTMPVRQVQDCPIYAGMMESMDNAVGIVLKQLDDLGLAASTVVIFTSDNGGVSSGDAFATSCLPLRGGKGRQWEGGIRQPYYIKAPGMTRGQSTCSTPVTGTDFYPTMLELAGLPLLPKQHVDGVSLVPLLKGKSIKNRALFWHYPHYGNQGGEPSAIIKKGDWKLIHYYEDGRDELYHLSKDIGEQNDLAAQQPEIAQTMRKELNDWLKETGARIPKPDKRFNAGKRKAQDKAVATKKKPALEKQHARFLDPDFKPNKDWWGSKVTED; encoded by the coding sequence ATGAAAACCATCACTCTGTTCCTCCTCTCCTCCGTCCTTGCCTTTGCCGAAACCCAAAAACCCAACTTCGTGTTCATCCTCGCCGATGACCTCGGGATCATGGATCTATCCGGTGAAGGCTCGACGTTTCATGAAACACCTAACATCGACAGCATTGCGCGTGACGGGATGCGTTTCACACAGGGCTATTCCACCTGCCAGGTTTGCTCTCCGTCGCGGGCAAGTATCATGACGGGCAAATACCCGGCCCGGCACGGTGTCACCGATTGGATAGGCGCTGCGTCAGGAACAAAGTGGAACCGCAATGACAAGGTGTTACCAGCTGCATACAGCCATGAACTCGACCCAAACGATACCACCCTGGCCGAGGCCCTCGCGGCGGGAGGATACCGGACCTTCTTTGCCGGCAAGTGGCACATCGGTAAGCTCGGACCTGAACAACACGGTTTTCAAGTCAACCAGGGAGGCCATGACCGCGGCTCGCCGCCAGGGGGGTATTTCTCCCCGTATAAAAACCCCAAGCTAACAGACGGACCCGCCGGTGAGTCCCTGCCGATCCGGCTCGCTAATGAAACCGCGGCATTTATCAAAACAAACAAGGACAAACCCTTCCTTGCCTATCTTTCGTTCTACTCCGTACACGGCCCGATCCAGACCACACCCGCACTTTGGAAAAAATACCGTGACAAGGCACAGCAAAACCCACACAAGGGGGACCGTTTTCTCATCGACCGCACCATGCCTGTTAGACAGGTGCAGGACTGCCCGATCTACGCCGGTATGATGGAGTCGATGGACAACGCGGTGGGCATCGTTCTCAAACAGCTCGACGACCTAGGCCTCGCCGCTAGCACCGTGGTGATTTTCACCTCCGACAACGGTGGCGTTTCCTCCGGTGATGCCTTTGCCACCTCCTGCCTGCCATTGCGCGGCGGCAAGGGGCGCCAGTGGGAAGGAGGCATCCGCCAGCCGTACTACATCAAGGCCCCGGGTATGACCAGGGGCCAATCCACCTGCTCCACTCCGGTGACAGGCACCGATTTCTACCCCACCATGCTCGAACTGGCCGGCCTCCCCCTCCTTCCTAAACAGCACGTCGACGGCGTCAGCCTGGTTCCTCTTCTCAAGGGAAAAAGCATCAAAAACCGCGCGCTCTTCTGGCACTACCCCCACTACGGAAACCAGGGCGGCGAGCCATCGGCGATCATTAAAAAGGGCGATTGGAAACTGATCCATTACTACGAGGACGGTCGGGATGAACTCTACCACCTGTCCAAAGACATCGGTGAACAGAACGACCTCGCCGCCCAACAACCCGAGATCGCCCAGACCATGCGCAAGGAACTCAACGACTGGCTCAAGGAAACCGGCGCCCGCATCCCGAAGCCGGACAAACGTTTCAACGCCGGAAAACGAAAGGCGCAAGACAAAGCCGTCGCCACCAAAAAGAAGCCGGCCCTTGAGAAACAACACGCCCGTTTCCTCGACCCCGATTTCAAGCCTAACAAAGACTGGTGGGGCTCGAAAGTGACGGAGGATTAG
- a CDS encoding M81 family metallopeptidase, producing MKKPRVTIAGIHIESGTFSPLITQYDDFLATRGDEMLCRYPWVGGDEAWARGIDWIPLAHFRAMPGGVVSRDAYERMKREILELLSRQESDGFYFDIHGAMTVEGLDDAELDLLLGIRELLGKRTPIACSQDLHGNVSAELIANLDAITAYRTAPHVDVLETRQRAARMLERILSTGEMPSRAWVGIPVLLSGEMTSTEVEPGRSLWAGLDEMTADAVWDVSLWAGYPWADQPRAMASVVVTGTDRNSIASIAGELAARYWKRRSEFQFLSPAMTVEAALRQLDRLTAPVFLSDAGDNPTAGGTGDTTGVLRSLIECPDTLEKSVIFASIPDAEAVNACVAAGEGAEVSLSLGGKLDPVHSRPLLVTGCVSTVSDRDKRMGPEAVVRVGNVSIILSARRRPYHLREDFLGLGLDPLESDVTVVKIGYLEPELRAMAASHVLLLSEGGVNPDIRGIDYQNVARPLFPLDQEFDWQPNVRLY from the coding sequence ATGAAAAAACCGAGGGTCACCATCGCCGGCATCCATATTGAGAGCGGCACATTCAGTCCGCTGATCACGCAGTATGATGATTTCCTGGCAACACGCGGAGATGAGATGCTTTGCCGCTACCCGTGGGTGGGTGGCGACGAGGCGTGGGCCAGGGGCATCGACTGGATACCGCTGGCACACTTCCGGGCCATGCCGGGTGGCGTGGTCAGTCGTGATGCCTACGAACGGATGAAGCGCGAAATCCTGGAACTCCTGTCCAGGCAGGAGTCGGATGGATTCTATTTCGATATCCACGGTGCTATGACCGTGGAGGGGCTTGATGATGCGGAGTTGGACTTGTTGTTAGGAATCCGGGAGCTGCTCGGCAAACGTACTCCCATTGCGTGTAGCCAGGATTTGCACGGTAATGTGTCCGCGGAACTGATCGCCAATTTGGATGCCATCACAGCTTATCGCACCGCACCCCATGTCGATGTCCTCGAAACCCGCCAACGGGCTGCCAGGATGTTAGAGCGCATCCTCAGCACGGGGGAGATGCCATCACGCGCCTGGGTGGGAATTCCTGTTTTGCTATCAGGGGAAATGACCAGCACGGAGGTTGAGCCGGGGCGTAGCCTCTGGGCGGGTCTCGACGAGATGACAGCTGATGCGGTCTGGGATGTATCCCTCTGGGCGGGGTATCCGTGGGCGGATCAGCCGCGCGCCATGGCATCGGTGGTGGTGACGGGAACTGACCGGAATAGCATTGCATCGATAGCCGGGGAGCTTGCAGCACGATACTGGAAGAGACGCAGTGAATTCCAGTTTCTCTCACCCGCGATGACGGTGGAGGCCGCGTTGAGGCAGCTCGACCGCTTGACGGCTCCGGTGTTTCTGAGTGATGCCGGCGATAACCCGACCGCCGGTGGCACCGGGGATACAACGGGGGTTTTACGATCACTGATAGAGTGTCCGGATACGTTGGAAAAGTCGGTCATTTTTGCCAGCATCCCTGATGCAGAAGCCGTGAATGCATGTGTTGCAGCAGGCGAAGGAGCGGAGGTGAGCCTTTCGCTTGGCGGTAAACTTGACCCGGTTCACAGTCGACCCTTGCTGGTGACGGGTTGCGTTTCCACAGTATCGGACCGCGATAAGCGCATGGGGCCGGAGGCGGTTGTGCGCGTCGGCAACGTCTCAATCATTCTCTCGGCACGACGCCGTCCGTATCATTTGCGCGAGGATTTTCTCGGCCTGGGACTCGACCCGTTAGAGTCCGATGTCACCGTGGTGAAAATCGGCTACCTGGAGCCCGAGCTCAGGGCGATGGCCGCCAGCCATGTTCTTCTGCTCAGCGAGGGGGGCGTCAACCCGGATATCAGGGGAATTGATTACCAGAACGTCGCCCGCCCGCTGTTTCCCCTCGATCAGGAGTTTGATTGGCAGCCAAATGTTAGATTGTATTAA
- the pxpB gene encoding 5-oxoprolinase subunit PxpB — MAGPVRLVDVSETAMMLYLAEVIDVALAPVIGRIIHRIESECSDVLEITPSYTSILVETSATGDALQHTRNILLEIACEELNRPVSQQHVPSGKLIELPVYYHPDVGPDLQLLADHAMLTVDEVIAIHSGRDYTVCAIGFAPGFAFLAEVDERIAMPRHQRPRMQVPAGSVGIADRQTAVYPNASPGGWNLLGSCPEQLYNPGNTPTCPFEIGDRVRFVPIDRDTYMERGGRA; from the coding sequence ATGGCTGGACCCGTCAGGTTGGTGGATGTGTCTGAAACCGCGATGATGCTGTATCTGGCGGAGGTGATCGATGTCGCGTTGGCACCCGTGATTGGTCGAATCATTCACAGGATTGAGTCCGAGTGCAGCGATGTGTTGGAAATAACACCGTCCTATACGTCGATTCTCGTGGAGACATCAGCGACAGGCGACGCTTTGCAGCACACAAGGAATATATTGTTAGAAATTGCCTGTGAGGAGTTAAATCGACCGGTTTCCCAACAGCATGTTCCGTCAGGAAAACTGATCGAGCTTCCCGTCTATTACCACCCTGATGTCGGGCCGGATCTACAGCTGCTTGCCGATCATGCCATGCTTACCGTGGACGAGGTGATCGCCATTCACTCGGGCAGGGACTACACCGTCTGTGCGATTGGTTTTGCGCCCGGGTTTGCCTTTCTGGCCGAGGTGGATGAGAGGATTGCCATGCCACGTCACCAGCGACCGCGCATGCAGGTCCCGGCCGGCAGCGTCGGTATCGCCGACCGGCAAACGGCTGTCTATCCCAACGCATCCCCGGGTGGTTGGAACTTGTTAGGGTCCTGTCCGGAGCAACTTTACAACCCTGGAAACACCCCCACATGTCCCTTTGAAATCGGTGACCGGGTGCGCTTCGTACCAATTGACCGTGACACCTACATGGAAAGGGGTGGCCGTGCCTAA
- a CDS encoding DUF3365 domain-containing protein → MKKCLHHILAISLLSGFTACQEKKQEQTHGDTATGATTESGREQELLTRGGEASAALLGSLGPKLKAALQARGPVHALTVCQQLAQPSTGEVSGKFEGLSISRVSLKARNPDNAADELDQEVLHTWEKQVASGAGVPADVIRYKDDKSAVFYRAIMTQDVCMKCHGDPATFSRELADRLAELYPGDMATGYATGQLRGAFRVEFEAAAE, encoded by the coding sequence ATGAAAAAGTGTCTCCATCATATTCTAGCCATCTCCCTGCTGTCCGGGTTCACGGCATGTCAGGAGAAAAAACAGGAACAAACGCACGGTGATACAGCCACCGGAGCGACAACGGAATCCGGTCGGGAACAGGAACTGCTTACACGGGGCGGCGAAGCATCAGCTGCCCTGCTGGGCTCACTGGGCCCCAAACTGAAGGCGGCACTCCAAGCCCGGGGACCGGTGCACGCGCTTACGGTCTGCCAACAACTCGCCCAGCCATCGACGGGGGAGGTGTCCGGTAAATTCGAAGGGTTGAGTATCAGCCGGGTTTCCCTGAAAGCCCGGAACCCCGACAACGCTGCGGACGAGCTCGACCAGGAGGTGCTTCACACCTGGGAAAAACAGGTGGCCAGTGGTGCCGGGGTGCCGGCCGACGTGATACGTTACAAAGACGACAAGTCAGCGGTGTTTTATCGTGCCATCATGACCCAGGATGTATGTATGAAATGCCACGGCGATCCCGCGACCTTCTCCAGGGAGCTTGCAGACAGGCTGGCCGAGCTTTATCCCGGGGACATGGCAACGGGATATGCCACGGGTCAGCTGCGTGGCGCGTTCCGGGTCGAGTTCGAGGCCGCGGCGGAGTGA
- a CDS encoding PEP-CTERM sorting domain-containing protein: MGTMLNGSLTVSDYDLISSGSVPSFSARLTEQSIHVDATESYTAYLLYFPTVSDESNANSMQLSEVQFTGIAIPEPTSILLLGIGCLGFGFGRSRR; the protein is encoded by the coding sequence ATGGGGACTATGCTTAATGGCAGTCTGACTGTTAGTGACTATGACCTTATTTCGAGTGGCTCCGTCCCCTCATTTTCAGCAAGACTCACGGAGCAAAGCATCCATGTAGATGCCACTGAATCTTACACTGCTTATCTTTTATACTTCCCGACGGTCAGTGACGAATCCAATGCAAATTCCATGCAGTTATCCGAAGTACAATTTACTGGTATTGCCATACCTGAACCCACATCCATTCTCCTTCTTGGCATTGGCTGTTTGGGCTTCGGCTTCGGACGTTCGCGCCGCTAA
- a CDS encoding SMP-30/gluconolactonase/LRE family protein, protein MLPFLVLIAQGQESRPAGILAPDAVVKQLATGMKFTEGPVWLPETERVVFSDIPNSMLMQWSGKDGLKPFRKVAQTNGNLLDLQGRLLSCQHSGRNVIRAENDGGITVLADKFEGKKFNSPNDLAIKSDGTIWFTDPSYGLNGKPGEIPGRWVFRLDPRTKNVTVVYKGFDMPNGIAFSPDEKRLYIADTGRVGVIRVFDVLENGLAEKPAFEIPIRCDGMCIDTKGNIYTTSKGGVHVFDKEGKKLGLIPTLEQPANVCFGGKEFDTLFITARTSLYAVKTLAKGALPPKK, encoded by the coding sequence ATGCTTCCTTTTCTGGTCCTGATCGCACAGGGGCAAGAATCACGGCCAGCTGGCATCCTCGCGCCAGACGCCGTTGTCAAACAACTTGCCACCGGGATGAAGTTCACAGAGGGACCGGTCTGGCTGCCGGAAACCGAAAGAGTGGTTTTCAGTGATATACCTAACAGCATGTTAATGCAGTGGTCGGGAAAAGACGGCCTCAAGCCATTCCGCAAGGTCGCGCAGACCAATGGCAACCTGCTGGACCTCCAGGGCCGACTGCTCAGCTGCCAGCACTCGGGGCGCAACGTCATCCGGGCCGAAAATGACGGCGGCATCACGGTCCTGGCTGACAAGTTCGAGGGGAAAAAATTCAACTCGCCCAATGACCTGGCGATCAAGTCCGACGGTACGATCTGGTTTACCGATCCTTCATACGGGTTAAATGGTAAACCCGGAGAGATCCCCGGCAGGTGGGTGTTCCGGCTGGACCCCCGAACGAAAAACGTCACCGTCGTTTACAAGGGCTTCGACATGCCTAACGGAATCGCTTTCTCCCCCGATGAAAAACGTCTCTACATCGCAGACACCGGCAGGGTTGGGGTCATCAGGGTGTTTGATGTGTTGGAAAACGGGCTTGCTGAAAAACCCGCCTTTGAAATCCCGATCCGATGCGATGGCATGTGTATCGACACCAAGGGGAATATTTACACCACCTCCAAGGGCGGCGTGCATGTCTTTGACAAGGAAGGCAAAAAACTCGGCCTCATCCCCACCCTGGAACAACCCGCCAACGTATGTTTTGGCGGCAAGGAATTTGATACGCTGTTTATCACCGCGAGAACTTCCCTGTATGCGGTAAAAACCCTCGCCAAGGGCGCACTGCCACCTAAAAAGTAG
- a CDS encoding Gfo/Idh/MocA family oxidoreductase — MDRQIDRRHFLTQSCLLGLGATILPSGQAMAAPAKKIRHACIGVGGMGRADFASISSHPDVEVVAICDIDTARARDVQKRVPQARFYQDWRELLEKEDIDSVNVSTPDHMHAPITMTALSKGCHVYCQKPLTHDIYEARMIGAKAAETGLVTQMGTQLTSTMGERIAVEWIRSQAIGRIREVYLWSNKPPEQYRPKGPRPANSDPVPANVDWNGWLGTAAERPYVKGVYHPTWWRGWQDFGCGWLGDMGCHIMDMPFRSLGLGMPLSVKAEVEPEWAADPARRIETFPRWQVVEYVYPGTDQTTGDTIKLTWSDGGKYPPAGLRKFIDGNEWPQQGVLMIGEDGAMMLVHSGSPRLFPREKFAQVRPPKLAPQHHYHQFIDAILGKNGGKTHSSFPYAARATEMVLMGTIALRFPGQTLHWQAERMRFTNVPDANQFVRRTYRKGWEVEGL; from the coding sequence ATGGACCGCCAGATTGATCGTCGTCATTTTCTCACCCAATCCTGTTTACTGGGTCTCGGAGCTACCATTCTTCCGTCGGGACAGGCTATGGCAGCACCCGCAAAGAAGATCCGTCACGCGTGTATTGGCGTCGGCGGGATGGGACGTGCCGATTTTGCGTCGATCTCGTCACACCCGGACGTCGAGGTCGTCGCCATCTGTGATATCGATACGGCACGGGCCCGGGATGTGCAAAAGCGGGTGCCCCAAGCCAGATTCTACCAGGACTGGCGCGAGCTTCTGGAAAAAGAGGACATTGATTCGGTCAACGTCTCAACCCCCGACCACATGCACGCGCCGATCACCATGACGGCGTTGTCGAAAGGGTGCCACGTCTACTGCCAGAAACCCCTGACCCATGACATTTACGAAGCGCGGATGATCGGTGCCAAAGCCGCCGAAACAGGACTGGTCACCCAGATGGGAACCCAGTTGACATCCACCATGGGTGAAAGAATAGCCGTCGAGTGGATTCGCAGCCAGGCCATTGGCAGAATCCGGGAGGTTTACCTGTGGTCGAACAAGCCACCTGAGCAATACCGCCCGAAAGGCCCCCGGCCCGCAAACAGCGATCCGGTCCCCGCCAATGTCGACTGGAATGGCTGGCTCGGTACCGCAGCGGAACGGCCATACGTCAAGGGCGTCTATCACCCGACCTGGTGGCGTGGCTGGCAGGACTTTGGCTGCGGTTGGCTCGGCGACATGGGTTGCCACATCATGGACATGCCGTTTCGCTCGCTCGGGCTGGGTATGCCGCTCTCCGTCAAGGCCGAGGTCGAGCCCGAATGGGCAGCCGATCCCGCCCGCCGCATCGAAACCTTCCCGCGCTGGCAGGTGGTTGAGTATGTTTACCCGGGGACCGACCAAACAACAGGCGACACCATCAAGCTCACCTGGTCGGATGGTGGAAAATACCCACCTGCCGGCCTGCGCAAGTTTATCGACGGCAATGAGTGGCCGCAGCAGGGGGTTTTGATGATTGGGGAAGACGGAGCCATGATGCTTGTCCATAGCGGCAGCCCCCGGCTTTTCCCCCGGGAAAAATTTGCCCAGGTCAGGCCGCCGAAGCTCGCGCCGCAACACCACTATCACCAGTTTATCGATGCCATCCTCGGTAAAAACGGGGGTAAGACCCACTCGTCGTTTCCTTATGCCGCCCGCGCGACGGAAATGGTGTTGATGGGAACCATCGCATTAAGGTTCCCCGGTCAGACACTCCACTGGCAGGCAGAACGTATGCGTTTTACCAACGTCCCGGACGCCAACCAGTTCGTGCGCCGCACTTATCGCAAAGGATGGGAGGTAGAAGGGCTGTAA
- a CDS encoding biotin-dependent carboxyltransferase, producing the protein MTVVRPGVHTSLQDLGRFGCTRYGMSQGGAVDLHAHAWANKLLENPAHCATLEITIGMARFLAEADLQLAITGADMQARVNDSPVGNWCSFSIKRGQSLTLKAASRGMRAYLAVQGGVHAVPVLGSVSTVVRNQLGSLLAEGDFLSADVCKPGSARHVPARYIPQYSDEIELRVIESGQVADFSPEALRQFYGSVYTVTQDCDRMGVRLEGNPIPSTTGGVISEGIALGAVQIPADGQPIILLNDRQTLGGYPKPGCIARIDLPRLAQARPGTRIRFSSISLAEARRQWQAFRRFMLD; encoded by the coding sequence CTGACCGTCGTACGACCAGGGGTGCATACAAGCCTGCAGGACCTGGGGCGCTTCGGATGTACCCGCTACGGCATGAGCCAAGGCGGAGCCGTTGACCTCCACGCCCACGCCTGGGCGAACAAGCTGCTCGAAAATCCGGCGCATTGCGCGACCCTTGAAATCACCATCGGCATGGCCCGGTTCCTCGCGGAGGCAGATCTGCAACTCGCCATCACCGGAGCCGACATGCAGGCTCGGGTCAATGACAGCCCAGTGGGAAATTGGTGTTCGTTTTCCATCAAACGCGGCCAGAGCCTGACCCTGAAGGCAGCAAGCCGCGGTATGCGAGCTTATCTCGCTGTACAAGGGGGGGTTCATGCGGTGCCTGTGCTGGGTAGTGTCTCTACCGTTGTGCGCAACCAGTTAGGAAGCCTGCTTGCCGAGGGTGATTTTTTGTCGGCTGATGTTTGCAAGCCCGGGTCAGCACGTCATGTGCCCGCCCGCTATATTCCGCAATACAGCGACGAGATCGAACTGCGCGTCATCGAGTCCGGTCAGGTGGCGGATTTTTCGCCGGAAGCACTACGGCAGTTCTATGGATCGGTCTACACGGTCACCCAGGACTGTGACCGCATGGGTGTCCGACTGGAAGGAAACCCGATCCCCTCCACCACAGGCGGCGTCATCTCCGAAGGCATCGCTCTCGGTGCTGTTCAAATCCCTGCCGACGGGCAACCGATCATCCTCCTTAACGACCGCCAGACCCTCGGGGGCTATCCCAAACCCGGTTGCATCGCCCGTATCGACCTCCCCCGTCTTGCCCAGGCCCGACCCGGGACACGCATCCGCTTTTCCTCTATTTCACTGGCCGAGGCACGCCGTCAATGGCAGGCGTTCAGGAGGTTTATGTTAGACTGA
- a CDS encoding Gfo/Idh/MocA family oxidoreductase produces the protein MSSQLNRRTFITKLGFAGAATLGFPSIVRGQNLNSKLQVGFVATGGKANEHLNQCHKHGLQCIAFADIDKNAWKNALNKKGWGGAKGYSDWRELFKNHGEELDVVFVATPDHSHFAPTMTAVSMGIHCYTEKPLTWSVKEAQLLTAAYLANPKVVTQMGNQGHAGKGWRMVYDYVKAGALGDITEFHTWTNRPIWPQGGKRPEGSDPIPPNVDWESWIGPAPMRPFKKGAYHAFAWRGVTDFGSGALGDMACHTTDGIYAIMDPGYAATSEPLYMSGPVGDQFPSGMSVKATYRATKDRPGFATYWYEGKKADGSDNMPATPEELLVDKKALPRTGNLIIGTKGKMLVQGDYWNSPRLIPESFRRQFGRPKQLLEQSPGHHEEFFMACRGDKPREFSKSNFSYSGPMTANIQLGNLSARAGKKLELNEQGVITNDPAINDLAWREPRKGWGPMVQKI, from the coding sequence ATGTCATCCCAACTCAACCGCCGTACATTCATCACCAAGCTTGGCTTCGCCGGAGCCGCGACCCTCGGGTTTCCCAGCATCGTCAGAGGACAGAACCTCAACAGCAAGTTACAAGTCGGCTTTGTCGCCACCGGAGGCAAGGCCAACGAGCACCTGAACCAGTGCCACAAACACGGGCTTCAGTGTATAGCCTTTGCGGATATTGATAAAAACGCATGGAAAAACGCGCTCAATAAAAAAGGCTGGGGCGGCGCCAAGGGGTATAGCGATTGGCGTGAGCTGTTCAAGAACCACGGCGAGGAGCTCGACGTCGTTTTTGTGGCAACTCCGGACCACTCCCACTTCGCACCCACCATGACCGCCGTTTCCATGGGTATTCACTGTTACACGGAAAAGCCACTGACATGGTCGGTCAAAGAAGCCCAGCTGCTCACCGCCGCCTACCTGGCAAACCCGAAAGTCGTTACCCAAATGGGCAACCAGGGACATGCCGGCAAGGGATGGCGCATGGTTTACGATTACGTCAAGGCCGGTGCGCTCGGTGATATCACCGAATTCCATACCTGGACAAACCGTCCCATCTGGCCGCAGGGCGGCAAACGCCCGGAAGGATCCGACCCCATTCCTCCGAATGTCGATTGGGAATCATGGATTGGACCCGCACCGATGCGTCCGTTCAAAAAAGGTGCCTATCACGCCTTTGCGTGGCGTGGTGTGACCGATTTCGGCTCCGGTGCACTCGGTGACATGGCGTGTCATACCACCGACGGCATCTACGCCATCATGGACCCCGGGTACGCCGCCACCAGCGAGCCGCTCTATATGAGTGGACCGGTCGGTGACCAGTTCCCCAGCGGCATGAGCGTCAAGGCCACCTACCGCGCGACCAAGGACCGTCCGGGATTTGCCACCTACTGGTACGAGGGTAAAAAGGCCGACGGCAGTGACAATATGCCCGCAACACCGGAGGAGCTGTTAGTCGATAAGAAGGCACTGCCCCGCACCGGAAACCTGATCATCGGCACCAAGGGCAAGATGCTGGTGCAGGGCGACTACTGGAACAGCCCACGTCTGATCCCCGAGTCATTCCGTCGTCAATTCGGTCGACCCAAACAACTCCTTGAACAGTCACCGGGTCATCACGAGGAATTCTTCATGGCCTGCCGCGGGGACAAGCCGCGCGAGTTCAGCAAGTCGAACTTTTCCTACTCAGGTCCCATGACCGCCAACATCCAGCTTGGCAACCTCAGTGCCCGGGCAGGCAAGAAACTCGAGCTCAACGAGCAGGGTGTGATCACCAACGACCCCGCCATCAACGATCTCGCCTGGCGCGAGCCACGCAAGGGATGGGGTCCCATGGTCCAGAAAATTTAG
- a CDS encoding 5-oxoprolinase subunit PxpA, protein MKLNADVGEGMGNDEALFRWIDMANIACGYHAGDTGLMARTVDLAVTYGVAVGAHPGYRDREGFGRRSVAHLPGEIERLVLDQVEALDAVCREQGTQVQYVKPHGALYHDMMQRMDVLEEILQALCKLAGKIPLMVMARTQDAAEKLLALKFGVPLLFEAFADRAYTDDGTLVDRSLEGAVFTTPGPMIAQARQIASQGSVTTASGKVLPLRADSICVHGDNEASIAAAKQIYLSLRT, encoded by the coding sequence ATGAAGCTTAACGCGGATGTTGGTGAGGGTATGGGTAATGACGAGGCCTTGTTCCGCTGGATTGACATGGCCAACATCGCCTGTGGTTACCACGCCGGTGACACCGGCCTGATGGCGCGCACGGTGGACCTCGCCGTTACCTACGGCGTCGCTGTCGGCGCGCATCCGGGTTATCGCGACCGCGAGGGTTTCGGGCGCCGGTCCGTGGCTCATCTTCCGGGGGAAATCGAGCGACTGGTGCTGGACCAGGTGGAAGCCCTGGATGCAGTGTGCCGTGAGCAAGGGACCCAGGTGCAGTATGTCAAACCGCATGGTGCCCTCTACCACGATATGATGCAGCGGATGGATGTGCTCGAGGAGATTCTGCAAGCGCTGTGCAAGCTCGCTGGAAAAATCCCCTTGATGGTGATGGCGCGGACCCAGGACGCTGCAGAGAAACTGCTGGCGCTCAAATTCGGGGTGCCGCTGCTCTTTGAAGCCTTTGCCGACAGGGCTTACACAGATGACGGGACGCTGGTGGACCGCAGCCTGGAGGGTGCTGTTTTCACGACACCCGGGCCCATGATTGCCCAGGCCCGACAAATCGCCAGCCAGGGCTCCGTGACCACGGCCAGCGGTAAGGTTCTGCCATTGCGGGCCGACTCCATCTGTGTGCACGGCGACAACGAGGCGTCCATCGCGGCGGCGAAACAAATCTACCTGTCACTCAGAACATAA